From the genome of Synergistetes bacterium HGW-Synergistetes-1, one region includes:
- a CDS encoding dinitrogenase iron-molybdenum cofactor, with protein MMKIAVASEKGMVTGHFGHCENFMIFNTENEKIIGTETVPNPGHKPGFLPNFLNDMGVNVIISGGMGGGAIDIFNQHNIEVIIGAAGSSEESAKSYLAGELKSTGSVCHEHAHHDECGN; from the coding sequence ATTATGAAAATCGCAGTCGCAAGTGAAAAAGGTATGGTTACAGGTCATTTCGGACATTGTGAGAACTTTATGATATTCAACACTGAGAATGAAAAGATCATCGGCACAGAAACAGTTCCAAATCCGGGGCACAAGCCCGGATTCCTCCCCAATTTCCTCAATGACATGGGAGTGAATGTGATCATCTCCGGCGGTATGGGCGGAGGAGCGATAGATATCTTCAACCAGCACAACATAGAGGTAATAATTGGAGCGGCAGGATCTTCAGAAGAATCAGCCAAATCATATCTTGCGGGCGAACTTAAATCTACCGGGTCTGTCTGCCATGAGCATGCGCACCACGATGAATGCGGGAACTGA